Below is a genomic region from Paenibacillus rhizovicinus.
CGCGTATCGGGATCGATGAACAAGCCGCGAATTTGGATGTCGTTCTTCGCGTCCTTCTTCCCGATCAACCGGTCGTAACGCGCGATATGGGCCTTGACCCTCGCAACAAGCTCAGCCGGCTTGAACGGCTTCGTAATATAATCGTCCGCTCCCAATCCCAAGCCCCGTATAACGTCGATGTCTTCACGGCGGGAAGTCACCATCAGGATCGGTATGTCTTTCGTCTCCCGAATCCCCTTGCAGACTTCGAAGCCGTTCATGCGCGGCAGCATGACATCCAGCACGATCAAGTCGTACATGCCGGATAAGCTCATATTGAGGCCCGTTTCACCGTCCGGGGCCATATCGACTTTAAATCCGCTAATTTCCAAGTAGTCTCGCTGAAGCTCCGAGATGGTCACATCGTCTTCGATCAGTAATATCGTTTTCATCGCGCAACATCATTCCCTTGGCATAATGGGGATCGTAAGTTTAATCGTCGTTCCTGCATCCGGTTCGCTCCATGCGGTAATGATGCCGCCATGCCCTTCCATGATCTGCTTGGCAATGGCGAGACCGAGTCCGGTTCCGCCCGTATTGGCGCTTCGCGATTCGTCAACCCGATAGAATCGTTCGAAAATATGCTCGAGCGCTCCCGGTTCGATGCCGATGCCGTTATCCGAGATTTCAACGATGGCGGCATCGCCTTCGCGATATGCTTTTATCGCGATCATCTGCTCCGGTTTATCCATGTATCGGACGCTGTTCTGGACGATGTTGTTGAGCACGCGTTTGAAGTGGTCCCGGTCCATGGAAACGTTGATGCGGGGTTCGAGCCTGACATCGGCGCGGATAGCGATGTGCTTCTTCTCGAGCTCGAATTGCAGCTCTTCCGACCAATCGCCCAGGAACGGCGCGAGCGGCACCGATTCGAATTGAAAGGGAAGCCGGTTCAAATCCAGTTTGGAATACAAGAAGAGCTCATTGATCAAATGATCCAGTTCATCCGCTTTGTTGGCGATCGTGTGCATGTACTTCAAGTTCTTCTCCGGCGTATCCGCAACGCCTTCGATAATGCCGTCGATATAGCCTCGGATGGCCGTCAGCGGCGTCCGCAGATCGTGCGAGATATGCGCGATAAGCTCTTTGCGATTGTCTTCGTATTGCATTTGCACGCGGATCGATTGCTGCAAGCGGGAGCGCATCTCTTCGAATGCGACGCCGAGCTGACCGATTTCATCCTTCCCGGCGACCTGAAGGTGGAAGTCCAAGTTGCCTTCCTTGATCTCGCGAGCCGCATTCCGGAGCGCTTGCAGCGGGCGTATGATCCGTTTGGACATGAAGGTCGTCAGCAAGATATGCGTCAATACCAATATGAGCAGCAGCGATACGAACAAGGTCGGGAAATATTTGCGGATAAAATAAGTAAAGGGATCAATCTTCGAAATGACGAACACGGTGGCCTGTTCTTTATTCCGATAGCCGAAATCGAACTGCAAGAACAAGTAATTCGCATTCCCGATCTTCCGCGCCGGATATTGATAGAAGCTGTCGACACGCTTGAACGGCGGCAGTCCCGAGGTCAACGCCGACACCTGTTGAATCGAAGGCGACAGATAGATGAGCGAGCCGTTAACCCGGACGGCCAAGCCGGAGTCTTTGTGCTGCAATTCCGTCGTCATTTCGTCGAGATACGTTCGATCCATCAGCAGATCGGGCTCGCGCTGCACCGACCGTTTGATTTCTTTGGCGATATGCTCCACGTCCTCGTGATCGAACCGTTCTTCGGTCGTTTCATAGAGGCCTTTGATATTTTGCAAATCCCCTCGGAAGAAAACGACCATGAGCAAAGAGATAAGCAGGATAGAAACAAGCGGAATGACAAGCATTGCCGCATAAGACAACAGCAGTTTGAATCGAATGGACATGCGGGAACTCTCCTCCGCGATAACGCTTCTTGACGTGGCGTGCGACCCCGGGTACGTAATTCCGATAGTCTGCTTCAACAGTATAAGCGAACTTTCTAAATAAAGGGTGAACCAGTCCTTAAAATTCTCTTAACTTCCCCTTCCTGTTGCGCAGCCAATCCACGAGGCAATACAGCGCGGGCAGCGACGACTTCAGGATAAGAATGGAGGATTCGCTGTAATTCGTAATGCGCTCGATATCGGCCATCGTACTGAACATGAAGACGGAGAGGAAGACCATGGCGCCTGCCATGCCGTAGGAAAAGGGCTTATGGTCCTTCAGTCCGAATAGATGCGCGATCAGCATCGTGCCGACGAGCAGGAATAGCCCGATCTTCAGCAGCATGCTGAACAACCAGAATACGATCAGCATCGGATCGAGATTATCCAAGAAGGAACCCGCCCTCATGAATCGGATCATTTCAAGCGTCGGGTACGTTAGATTAGACGTCAGATCGGAACCGAATAAGAGCAGAGTTGCGATCATATTCACGATCGTTACGATTACGGCAGTCAAACCCGACCAAATGAGTGTTCGGAACGTCTTCTCCTTATTATCGAAGAATGGCATCAAATAGATAAGGAACGCCATTTCGCCGAAGAGCGCGCCAGCGAGTATGGACCCTTCCCATATCCCGTGCGGCTGGTAATCCGTCACTAATGCGATTAGCTTGTCCGAATCGACGTGGGCCGCGGTGAACAGCGGAAACGTGAAGACGGAAATGACGCTGAAGAGGAACAACCCCTGCGCGCTGCGAAAGAAGATGACCGCTCCCGAACGCGTGCCGCGCGCGACGCAAATGCCGAATAAGGACGCAACCGCCCAGCTTGGCGTTCCCGGCAGGTAAATCTGAATGATGAAATCGGTCAGCTGGCGAAGAATAAAAGCAGCGAAGTATAAATTTACGAGGATGGCAAAGCCGACAATGATATAATGCGGCCATTTGCCCAAAATATCTTTGCCGTAGATGCCGAGAAACTCATTGGGTCTGCGCAGCGCCAGCCGATAGGAGAAGTACCCGAACAGCAAACCGATCGCGCAGCCGAGAATGACGCTGATCCAGGACATGAACCCGGCCATCCGGACGATCGGACCGATGAAGAACCCGATCGCCGTCGAGAAGAGAAACTGCGTGAACATCGTATACATCTGAAACTGCGTAATGCTTTTCAATCTCCCGTTCTCCCTCCTTCGTCAAATCATGAATAACAGCCGCTGCAACGGTTCGAACAGGCTTGCGAACAAGGAGCCTACCGAGATGCGTTCCCGAAACATGGCGACCGTGAACGTGATTAGCCACAGCAGCGAAAGCATGCCGAAGACGATACGAACGGTGCGCTTGCTCCGATCGTGACGGCGGAGATAGTGCCATTCGAAATAAGCGATGCAACCGAATACGACGGTAGCGGCGATCATCCGCTCCCCTCCTCCTTGAATAAATCGATATTCCAGACTGGTTTCTGCGCGCCGCCGAACCATTTGATCGCGATCGAAACTTTCGCATCGACGGCAATTTGATTCTGATAGATATCGCTCCAGTTGCCTTTGATCTTGTTCCACTTGCGCGGCGATTGCCACCGGATGCGCTGACCGAGAAGGAACGCGTCCGAACGCTGCGATTGCAGATGCGCGATCGTTT
It encodes:
- a CDS encoding response regulator transcription factor; the encoded protein is MKTILLIEDDVTISELQRDYLEISGFKVDMAPDGETGLNMSLSGMYDLIVLDVMLPRMNGFEVCKGIRETKDIPILMVTSRREDIDVIRGLGLGADDYITKPFKPAELVARVKAHIARYDRLIGKKDAKNDIQIRGLFIDPDTRKVLVNEKETVLTTKEFDLLYFLASHPGRVFSKDHLFERIWGIDAMGDLQTVTVHIRKIREKIETDAANPAYIETVWGTGYRFKE
- a CDS encoding sensor histidine kinase translates to MSIRFKLLLSYAAMLVIPLVSILLISLLMVVFFRGDLQNIKGLYETTEERFDHEDVEHIAKEIKRSVQREPDLLMDRTYLDEMTTELQHKDSGLAVRVNGSLIYLSPSIQQVSALTSGLPPFKRVDSFYQYPARKIGNANYLFLQFDFGYRNKEQATVFVISKIDPFTYFIRKYFPTLFVSLLLILVLTHILLTTFMSKRIIRPLQALRNAAREIKEGNLDFHLQVAGKDEIGQLGVAFEEMRSRLQQSIRVQMQYEDNRKELIAHISHDLRTPLTAIRGYIDGIIEGVADTPEKNLKYMHTIANKADELDHLINELFLYSKLDLNRLPFQFESVPLAPFLGDWSEELQFELEKKHIAIRADVRLEPRINVSMDRDHFKRVLNNIVQNSVRYMDKPEQMIAIKAYREGDAAIVEISDNGIGIEPGALEHIFERFYRVDESRSANTGGTGLGLAIAKQIMEGHGGIITAWSEPDAGTTIKLTIPIMPRE
- a CDS encoding GerAB/ArcD/ProY family transporter, which produces MKSITQFQMYTMFTQFLFSTAIGFFIGPIVRMAGFMSWISVILGCAIGLLFGYFSYRLALRRPNEFLGIYGKDILGKWPHYIIVGFAILVNLYFAAFILRQLTDFIIQIYLPGTPSWAVASLFGICVARGTRSGAVIFFRSAQGLFLFSVISVFTFPLFTAAHVDSDKLIALVTDYQPHGIWEGSILAGALFGEMAFLIYLMPFFDNKEKTFRTLIWSGLTAVIVTIVNMIATLLLFGSDLTSNLTYPTLEMIRFMRAGSFLDNLDPMLIVFWLFSMLLKIGLFLLVGTMLIAHLFGLKDHKPFSYGMAGAMVFLSVFMFSTMADIERITNYSESSILILKSSLPALYCLVDWLRNRKGKLREF